A segment of the Candidatus Methylomirabilota bacterium genome:
CCCAGCTCCACCGCGCGCCGACGGAACCCTTCCACCGTCTCGGCGGGATCGGCGTAGCCGCTGTCCGGCTCGTACGCGGCGGCGCCGACGTCGTCGACGCGCGCGAAGGGCTGAAGCTCGGCCAGCTCGGCGGGGGTGATCGCGGTCGTGCTCACCCCGAGGCCGCGAAGCATCTCGACGTTGCGCCGGAGGTTCTCCGCGTACTGCGGACCCACCACGTTGACGAAGCCGGTGTGGGTGAACACCGGCGGCCCGCCCATCAGCTCGGCCCAGTGGCGGAAGACGGGAAAGCTCGCCCAGGCCAGCCGCGCGTCCCACTCGTTGGTATAGTGCATCCGCACCAGCGCGCTCGACCGCCCCGAGGCGCCGCTGGCCAGCGCGCCCTTCTCCACCAGCACGACCGAGATCGCGCGCGAGGCCAGCGCGTAGGCGATGCTGATGCCGTTGACTCCGCCGCCGATGATGACCACGTCTGCGGTGTGCGTCATTCGAATCGACCCCTCACCCTGCCCTCTCCCCCTCGGTCAGCGAAGCAGCGCGCGGGCCGCGGCCAGGTTCTCCTCGGTGGCCGCCCGGATCAGCAGCACCGCGTCGTCGAAGCCCAGGTCGCGCAGCCGCTGCAGACGCTCGGAGGCCGCCGCGGGCGGGCAGCGCAGATCGAAGGGCGCGTCGGCATCGAGCGCGGCGGACGGCGCGGTCAGGTCCACCGCGATGTTCGTGACGATGGCGCGCGTGCCGCCGGCGGCGCGGTAGCGCGCGATCCCCTCGGCGAGCGTGTTGAGGCTGGTCTTGGCGCCCGACGCGATCCAGCCGTCGAACTCCTTCGCGGCGCGCGGGATCCAGCGCTCGCCCTTCCAGCTGCCGATGAGCACCGCGGGTCCGCCCTGCGCGGCGGGCCACGGGGTGAGATCGGCGGCGCCGACCTGCTCGCCGCGCCAGAGCCGCCGCATCACCGCGAGGCCGTCCTCCAGCATCTGCATGCGCCGCGAGAAATCGAGACCGAGCGCGTCGAAGTCGCCCCTGGTGGAGCCCGCGCCCACTCCGAGGAGGAGCCGCCCCTGGCTGATCAGATGCACGGTGAGGATGCGGTGGGCCAGCTCGACCGGATTGCGCAGCGGGACCTGCAGCACGCCGGTGCCGATCTCGATGCGCCTCGTCACCGCCGCCGCCACGGAGGCGCCGATGAGCGGATCGGGCAGGATGAAGCCGCGGCCGATCGCGTCGAAGAACCACGCGCTGTCGAACCCGGCCCGCTCGATGTGCTCGGCGCTGCCGACCAGCGCGTCTCCGGTCAGCGGGGCGCCGTCGGGTCGCGCGGTGGGAACGGAGACCCCGAGCCTCACGCCCTCACCGCTGGACCCGATAGCCCTGCGCGTCGCTCCCCGCGCCGTCCTTGTAGCTGACGATCCGCTTCGGCGAGGCGTGCGTGCCGAGCAGCCGCAGCGCCTGATCGCCCACCACCCGGAACGCGTGCGGGGTGTGCGGCGGCAGCGCGATGGTGTCGCCACGGCGCAGGCGCACCGCGCGATCCTCCTGGCCGTCGATCCACGCCTCCGCCTCGCCGTCGAGAATGTGCAGCACCTCGAGGTACGGATGCGAGTGCACCGGCGCCTCGTACCCGGGCTGCGCGGTCTGGATGCCGGTGCGCAGCGGCGTGCTGCCCTCGGCATCACCGATGATCGGCTGGTAATGAGACAGCGGACCGAAGCTCACCGTCTCGGTCTCCTCGAGTCGGACCACGCGCGGCTCGCTCATGGCAGGCACCTCCTCGCGCGAATTCTATCCCAGGACCGAACCGCCCGCTTCCCTCACCGGTAGAAGACGGACAGCGCCATGCCGATGCCCGCGATCCACGTGAGCCCGGCCATGAGCACGCCCAGGCCGTACAGGGCGAGCCCCGAGGACAGGCGCGGGGCCAGCAGGCGGACGACGGCGGCGGTCATCACGATGGGCAGGCACATGGTGAGGCCGTGCAGCAGCAGGCTGGCCGGCACCGTGTAGCCGTATCCGCGCGTCCGCGCCAGCGCATTGCCGCTGGCCGGCGTCGCCACGTACACCGCGGCGACGAGGACCACCGCGACCGCGATCGCACCGGCCCGCCAGAGCCGGGCGGCCCCGCCGGTCCGCCACGCGCGCACCGCCAGCGCCGGGAACACGACGATCACGCCCGCCCGGAGCGCCAGCTCGAGCACGGTCACCAGAAGGATCACGGCGCCGCCGCGCGCCGAGCGGCGAGGCTCACGCGGCGCGCGCCCCGGCGACCTGACGAAAGACGCGCACGTAGTTGCCGCCAAGGAGCTTGGACGCCTCGCCCGGCGCGAAGCCCTGCCTCAGCAGCAGATCGGCGACCGCGGGCAGGTCGGCGTAGTCATCCCATACCTCCCGGACGCCGCCTTCCATGTCGGTGCCGATGCCCACGTGGTCCACGCCGACCGCGTCCACCAGGCGGGCGATGCCGCGCACCCAGTCGCGCGCGTCCGCGAACTGGTAGCCGGTCGGCCACACCCCGATGACGCCGCCGGCCTGGGCCACGAGCCGCGCGTGCTCCGTCGAGATCAGCCGGCTGTACTGGGCGGGCGCGCCGCGCGCGAGCGAGGTGTGCGAGAGCACGAACGGGACCGGGCTCACCGCCGCCGCCTGCTGGACCAGAGCCTGCGTGCCGTGGGCCACGTCCACCACGATGCCGAGCCGATTGCATTCGCGGACGACGTCGGCGCCCAGCGGGCTCAGGCCGCCCCACTTCGGGTCCTCGGTCTGCTGGTCGCCCAGGTCACTCGGCATGTAGTGCACGAGCTGGAGGTGGCGCACCCCGCGGTCGTAGACGTGTTTCACCCGCTCGAGCCGGCCGTCCAGGAACTGGCACCCCTCGATGGTGCCGATGAGCGCCGGGCGCCCCGCCGCCTTCGCCTGCTCCAGGTCGGCCGGGCTGAGCACCCGCGTCATCCCGTGCTGGCTCACCATCGCGTCCATGAAGGCGAGCCGCTGCTCGGTGAAGGCGTGCAGCTCGCCGGGCGCCGGCTCGCGATACTGCCGGATGCGGCCGCCGCCGGGCGATCGGCGGATCACCGGCCCGTCCGCCGAGTGGCAGAGGCAGACCGCGGACAGCCGTCCCCGCCGCATGTGGTCGGCCAGGTCGAAGCGCGGGGTCCGCGCGTGGCCCGCGCCCGCCGCGTGGGTGTGGAGGTCCACCGAGACGGTCTCGGCCAGCAGCGCGGGCACGCGCGGGTCGAGATCTCCCGGCTGGCGGCCCTTGACCCCGCCGCATCCCGCGAGCGCCGCGGCCAGCGCGCCGCCGAGGAGGCGCCGACGCGTCAGGCCCGCCGCGCCTTCGATCACGATGGCTCCGCCGCCTCACGCCATGTAGACGCCGCCGTTGACGTGCATCAGCTCGCCGGTCATCATCGCCGCGTCGTCGCTGGCCAGGAACACCGCGATCCGCGCGATCTCCTCGGGCTGCGCCATCCGGCCGAGCGGGATGTCGCGCGCCCGCGCCGCGAGCTGCTCCTCGGTGTTGCCGTAGCGCGGCTGCGCGGTATCGGTGAGCCCGGGCGCGATCGCGTTGACCCGGATGCGATGCGGCGCCAGGGCCAGCGCCATCGCGCGGGTCATCCCGAGCACGCCGGCCTTGCTGGCCGAGTAGTGCACGCCGCGCGCGTCGCCGCGGATGGCCGACGACGAGAGGTTGACGATGGCGCCCGGCCGATCGGCCGCGATCATGGCCCGCGCCGCGGCCTGCGCGCACAGGAACCCGCCCTTGAGGTTGACGCCCAGCACCAGATCCCACTCCCGCTCCTCGAGCGCGAGGAATTCGGAGCGCGGGAACACGCCCGCGTTGTTGACCAGGACGTCGGGCGGGCCCAGCGCGGCGGCCGCCGCGGCCACGAAGGCCTCCACGTCCGCCTTGCGCGCCACGTCGCCCTGGACGGTGGTGACCCGGCGGCCGAGGCCGCGCACCTCGTCGGCGAGCCGACCCGCCGCGGCCGCGTCGTCCAGGAAGTTGATCCCGACGTCGGCCCCTTCCCGCGCCATCGCCACCGCGATCGCGCGGCCGATCCCTTGCTGGGCGCCCGTCACGAGCGCGACCTTTCCCGCGAGCCGCATGTCTCCCTCCCGAGTCGACAATCGCCTGCCGCCCGCTATTATAGGTGGCTGGACCGCCATGCCCCGCAAACCCTCCGACGTGTCGATCAGGACCTTCCGCGCCGGCGAGCTGATCTTCCGCGAGGGCGACCCGCCCCGCGACGAGGCCTACATGGTCCACCTCGGGCGGGTCGAGGTCCGCAAGCAGGTCGGCGGCGAGCCGCGGGTGCTGCGCGTGATGGTCCAGGGCGAGCTGCTGGGCGAGCTGGGCCTCTTCGGCAAGTCCCCGCGCTCGGCGACCGCGGTGGCGATCGAGCCGGTGACCCTGGTGGTGATCCCGGCCGAGAAGCTCGATCAGCTGGTCCGCGCCAACCCGGACCTCGCGGTGGCGATCATCCGCGACCTCTCCCTCAAGCTGCTGGCCACCAACGAGCTGCTCGTCGCCGAGGGCCGGCGCGGCCAGGCCCGGAGCGCCGGCGAGACCGTCACTTCTTGAGGCGGACCTCCTCCAGCGGCGCCGACCAGGGGTACGGGTCGATCAGCATCAGGGCCGGCTCGGCCACCTTGGGGCCCACGCCGCTCGGCCAGATGTAGTCCATGATCGGCGCGAAGCGCGCCCGCTCGTGGAGCTGCCGCTGGATCTGGTGCAGGATGGCCTCGCGCTTCTTGGGATCGGTCTCGCGGCCCTGCTGCTTGTACAGTGCGTCGATGTCGGGATAGCCGCCGTAGGCGAAGGCGCCCTCGCTGGGCACCGTCTCGGCGATGCGGGAGGCCGCGTTGCCGTACACCGCGTTGATGCACACGCAGAGCCCCTTCAGCTTCTTGCTGGCCAGCGCCGAGTAGAACGCAGCCCGCTCCATGGTCCGCAGCTTCACCTTGATGCCGATCGCTCCCAGGTACCCGCCCACCGCCTCGCCCATCGACGAGTACGGCGGCCACGGGTACAGCTCGCCCGCGTCGAAGCCGTTCGGGTAGCCGGCCTCGGCGAGGAGCTGACGGGCCTTCGCCGGGTTGTACGGATAGGGCTCGAGCGGCAGGGCGAACTCGAACTTGGCCGGCACGATGTTGCCGGTCACGCGCGAGGCCCCCAGCGTCTCCGCGTCGCTCAGGGCCTGCCGATCGATGGCGTGATTCACGGCCAGCCGCACCCGCCGATCGTGCCAGGGCGACTTCGGATCCCACTGATCGAGGAAGTCCAGATAGAAGGTCCCGATGCCGCCCGAGAACGCCAGCTTCAGGCTGGGATCCCGCTTCAGCTCGAGGGCCTGCGGGGCATCGAGCAGATACGCCAGATCGACCTCGCCCCGCTTGAGCATCGCGGCCCGGGTCGTGGATTCCAGCACGCTCTTGTACACGAGGCGCTTCACCGACGGCGTCTTGCGCCAGTAGCCCTCGTAGGCCTCCATCACCAGCTCGACGCCCGGGGTGTGGCTCACGAACTTGTAGGGGCCGAGCCCCACCGGGTTCTTCTTGAAGGCGTCCACGCCCACCTGCTCGATGTACTTCTTGGGCGCGATCCAGCCCGCGCTGGTGGCGTAGGTCCCGTAGAAGGTCAGGAAGTCGGGCCAGGGCTCGTGCAGGTGGAAGCGCACCCGATACGAGCCGACGATCTCGACGTCGCGCACCTTCTGCTGCAGCACCTTGGCGCCCTTGGCGCGATAGAAGCTGAAGCGCACGTCCTCGGCGGTGAACGGATCGCCGTTGTGGAACTTCAGGCCCTCGCGGAGCTTGAACTCGTACACCTTCTGATCCGGGCTCACCTTCCAGGACTCGGCGAGGCTCGCGGTCATGAGATTGCCCGGCATGGGCTTGACCAGCGCGTCGTGCATCGCGGTCATCACCCAGAACGGGGTGAGCACGCCGACCACCTCCGCCGGGTCGAACCAGGCCGGCACCAGGGAGACGTAGAGCGCCCAGCGCATCTCGCCCTCCGGCCTGGCCTGCGCCCCCGCCGGATCGGGGGTAGCGGCGAGGAAGGCGGTCACGAAGAACAAGCACAGCGAGACGACGAGGAGTCTGCGGGTCGCGCTCATGGAGAAGATCCTCGCTTCGACGGACCGGCGTTGCTCCGAGTGCCGGGACTATGACCCGGCGGTCGCGGCCAAGTCAAGCGCGCGCGTTGCGGTGGCGCCCCGGAGGGCGGTACGATCGCGCCCTATGGACTTCGGCCTGTTCTATCTCATGCAGCGCGACGAGCAGTGGAGCGAGCAGGCGGTCTACGACTCCGACGTGCGCCAGATGCTGGCCGCCGAGGGCCTCGGCTACACCTCGGTCTGGATCGCCGAGCACCACTTCAACGACTACGGGCTCTGCCCGGCCCCCACCGTGCTCGCGTCGCACGTCGCCGCGCGGACGAGCACGATCCGGGTGGGTATGGGCGTGAGCCTGCTGCCCCTGCATCATCCGGTGGACCTGGCCGAGCAGCTCGCGGTGCTCGACGTGGTGAGCGGCGGCCGGCTCGACGTCGGCATCGGCCGTGGCGGCACGCTGCAGGACTACCAGACCTTCCGCTCCGATCGCGACGACAGCCGCGCCCGGGTGGAGGAAGGCATCGAGCTGATGCAGCGCTGCTGGAGCGGCACGCCGTTCGACTTCACCGGCCGCTTCCACACCGCCGAGCGCCTGCACGTGCGGCCGCGGCCGGTCCAGCGCCCGCACCCGCCGCTCTACATCGCGGCCAACAGCGAGGACAGCGTCGTGTCCGCGGCGCGCCTCGGGCTGCCCGCGCTGTCGTCGTTCTTCGTGCCGGTCCCCGAGCTGCAGCGGCGACACGCGGTCTACCGCGAGGCGTCGCTCGCGGCCGGGCGGTCGGAGACGGAGATCGACGCGCTGGAGCGCCGGGGCTGGGGCATGCGGGTCGTGCACGTGGCGCCGACCCGAGAAGATGCGCTGCGGGCCACCGAGCGCCCGTTCATGGGCTACCAGCGCAAGATGGCGGTGCTGCGCTCCGACGCGACCGGCGGCACCGTCCCCGGCTCCTTCGATCGCTCCCTGCTCCGGCTGCGGACCTTCCCCGAATATCTCGCCGACGGGTGGGCCCTGATCGGGACCCCGGGCGAGGTGCGGGACGGGCTGCAGAAGTACCTCGACGCCACCGGCTACCAGCACGTGCTGCTGCTGATGGCGCTGCCCGGCATCCCGACCGAGCTGGCCCTGCGGTCGATGCGCCTGTTCGCCGAGCAGGTCGCGCCCGCGATGGAGGCTACAGGCTCCTCAGGAACTCCAGCATCGCGGCGTTGACCTCGGCGGGGCGCTCCTGCTGCGTCCAGTGGCCGCAGCCGGGCAGCATGATCGTCCGGCGGAGATTCGGAACGAAGCGCGACAGGTTGGGAATCAGCTGGTCCATGCCCGGGAAGCGCACCACCAGGTCGTGATCGCCCGCCACGTAGAGCGCCGGGACCGTCACCCGCGCGCCCGCGAAGGGCGCCAGCGCTTCCCAGTTGCGATCGCTGTTGCGATACCAGTTGAGCCCGCCCCGGAAGCCAGTCCGCGTGAACTCCGCCGCGTAGAAGTCCAGGTCGGCCGCGGTGAGCCACGGCGGCAGACCGGGCGGATCCGCGGTGTGAGTGAGCAGACCACCGCTCCGCGGGACCATCCCGACCGCTCCTGGAAGGCCGATGGCGGCCTGCGCGGCCACGCCCACGCCGGAGCCGGAGTACAGCAGTCGGCGGATGGTGGATCGCGCGTCGCGGCCCAGCTCGGCCTCGGCCACGCCCGGCGTCTGGAAGTAGAGCTGGTAGAACATCGCGTCGTCGGTCTGGGGCATCACGCTGGTGGGGCGCGTGCTGCCGCGCGGCCGGAACGGCACGCTCAGCGCGATCACCGCGCGGAAGCGATCCGGGCGCAGGAGGGCCGAATGCCACGCCACCGGCGCGCCCCAGTCGTGGCCCGCGATCACCGCCGACTCCGCGCCGAGGGCATCGAGGAGGCCCACCATGTCGCCGACCAGGTCGAGCAGGGTATAGCGCTCGATCTCGGCGGGCGCGTCGGTCTGGCCGTAGCCGCGCATGTCGGGAGCCACCGCGCGGAAGCCCGCGTCGGCCAGGGCGCGGATCTGATGACGCCAGGAGTACCAGG
Coding sequences within it:
- a CDS encoding cyclic nucleotide-binding domain-containing protein, with protein sequence MPRKPSDVSIRTFRAGELIFREGDPPRDEAYMVHLGRVEVRKQVGGEPRVLRVMVQGELLGELGLFGKSPRSATAVAIEPVTLVVIPAEKLDQLVRANPDLAVAIIRDLSLKLLATNELLVAEGRRGQARSAGETVTS
- a CDS encoding cupin domain-containing protein: MSEPRVVRLEETETVSFGPLSHYQPIIGDAEGSTPLRTGIQTAQPGYEAPVHSHPYLEVLHILDGEAEAWIDGQEDRAVRLRRGDTIALPPHTPHAFRVVGDQALRLLGTHASPKRIVSYKDGAGSDAQGYRVQR
- a CDS encoding membrane dipeptidase encodes the protein MIEGAAGLTRRRLLGGALAAALAGCGGVKGRQPGDLDPRVPALLAETVSVDLHTHAAGAGHARTPRFDLADHMRRGRLSAVCLCHSADGPVIRRSPGGGRIRQYREPAPGELHAFTEQRLAFMDAMVSQHGMTRVLSPADLEQAKAAGRPALIGTIEGCQFLDGRLERVKHVYDRGVRHLQLVHYMPSDLGDQQTEDPKWGGLSPLGADVVRECNRLGIVVDVAHGTQALVQQAAAVSPVPFVLSHTSLARGAPAQYSRLISTEHARLVAQAGGVIGVWPTGYQFADARDWVRGIARLVDAVGVDHVGIGTDMEGGVREVWDDYADLPAVADLLLRQGFAPGEASKLLGGNYVRVFRQVAGARAA
- a CDS encoding LLM class flavin-dependent oxidoreductase — encoded protein: MRLGVSVPTARPDGAPLTGDALVGSAEHIERAGFDSAWFFDAIGRGFILPDPLIGASVAAAVTRRIEIGTGVLQVPLRNPVELAHRILTVHLISQGRLLLGVGAGSTRGDFDALGLDFSRRMQMLEDGLAVMRRLWRGEQVGAADLTPWPAAQGGPAVLIGSWKGERWIPRAAKEFDGWIASGAKTSLNTLAEGIARYRAAGGTRAIVTNIAVDLTAPSAALDADAPFDLRCPPAAASERLQRLRDLGFDDAVLLIRAATEENLAAARALLR
- a CDS encoding SDR family NAD(P)-dependent oxidoreductase, with amino-acid sequence MRLAGKVALVTGAQQGIGRAIAVAMAREGADVGINFLDDAAAAGRLADEVRGLGRRVTTVQGDVARKADVEAFVAAAAAALGPPDVLVNNAGVFPRSEFLALEEREWDLVLGVNLKGGFLCAQAAARAMIAADRPGAIVNLSSSAIRGDARGVHYSASKAGVLGMTRAMALALAPHRIRVNAIAPGLTDTAQPRYGNTEEQLAARARDIPLGRMAQPEEIARIAVFLASDDAAMMTGELMHVNGGVYMA
- a CDS encoding ABC transporter substrate-binding protein, coding for MSATRRLLVVSLCLFFVTAFLAATPDPAGAQARPEGEMRWALYVSLVPAWFDPAEVVGVLTPFWVMTAMHDALVKPMPGNLMTASLAESWKVSPDQKVYEFKLREGLKFHNGDPFTAEDVRFSFYRAKGAKVLQQKVRDVEIVGSYRVRFHLHEPWPDFLTFYGTYATSAGWIAPKKYIEQVGVDAFKKNPVGLGPYKFVSHTPGVELVMEAYEGYWRKTPSVKRLVYKSVLESTTRAAMLKRGEVDLAYLLDAPQALELKRDPSLKLAFSGGIGTFYLDFLDQWDPKSPWHDRRVRLAVNHAIDRQALSDAETLGASRVTGNIVPAKFEFALPLEPYPYNPAKARQLLAEAGYPNGFDAGELYPWPPYSSMGEAVGGYLGAIGIKVKLRTMERAAFYSALASKKLKGLCVCINAVYGNAASRIAETVPSEGAFAYGGYPDIDALYKQQGRETDPKKREAILHQIQRQLHERARFAPIMDYIWPSGVGPKVAEPALMLIDPYPWSAPLEEVRLKK
- a CDS encoding alpha/beta hydrolase; translated protein: MSEIQHRLVETNRIRMHVAEQGTGPLVLMCHGFPESWYSWRHQIRALADAGFRAVAPDMRGYGQTDAPAEIERYTLLDLVGDMVGLLDALGAESAVIAGHDWGAPVAWHSALLRPDRFRAVIALSVPFRPRGSTRPTSVMPQTDDAMFYQLYFQTPGVAEAELGRDARSTIRRLLYSGSGVGVAAQAAIGLPGAVGMVPRSGGLLTHTADPPGLPPWLTAADLDFYAAEFTRTGFRGGLNWYRNSDRNWEALAPFAGARVTVPALYVAGDHDLVVRFPGMDQLIPNLSRFVPNLRRTIMLPGCGHWTQQERPAEVNAAMLEFLRSL
- a CDS encoding LLM class flavin-dependent oxidoreductase is translated as MDFGLFYLMQRDEQWSEQAVYDSDVRQMLAAEGLGYTSVWIAEHHFNDYGLCPAPTVLASHVAARTSTIRVGMGVSLLPLHHPVDLAEQLAVLDVVSGGRLDVGIGRGGTLQDYQTFRSDRDDSRARVEEGIELMQRCWSGTPFDFTGRFHTAERLHVRPRPVQRPHPPLYIAANSEDSVVSAARLGLPALSSFFVPVPELQRRHAVYREASLAAGRSETEIDALERRGWGMRVVHVAPTREDALRATERPFMGYQRKMAVLRSDATGGTVPGSFDRSLLRLRTFPEYLADGWALIGTPGEVRDGLQKYLDATGYQHVLLLMALPGIPTELALRSMRLFAEQVAPAMEATGSSGTPASRR